From the genome of Triticum aestivum cultivar Chinese Spring chromosome 3B, IWGSC CS RefSeq v2.1, whole genome shotgun sequence, one region includes:
- the LOC123070686 gene encoding NADPH-dependent diflavin oxidoreductase 1 translates to MGPSPSPPQPLPATGRLLVLYASQTGNAMDAAERVGREAERGGCPAVDVLSMDSFDPSCLPGERSVVFVVSTTGQGDPPDSMKGFWRYLLKKDLGARWLEGLRFAVFGLGDSGYQKYNLPAKKIDRRLLQLGAEIIIDVGLGDDQHPSGYEGALDPSLLSLWESLNKANPSLLPRITDIINPNLNYLGEAKIEVIYYSCNDAPPDSIVSDSTKLIKRARLMSPALKFHSDGEPQYMLKMVTNQRLTKEDYEKDVRHFELEDPSSAISYQVGDALEILPSQNPSAVNAFIEHCNLDPDCYIMIRAKGGDEVPNGSLLNGSMGCIKLSTFVALTMDVASASPRRYFFEIMSHFATAEHEKERLQYFASPEGRDDLYQYNQKESRTVLEVLEDFPSVHMPFEWLVQLTPPLKKRAFSISSSPLVHPNQIHLTVSIVSWLTPFKRKRQGLCSTWLAGLSPNEENLIPCWVHKGSLPPPKPSIPLVLIGPGTGCAPFRAFVEERAAQSARESTAPILFFFGCGNEANDFLYKDFWLKHAQDKGVLSLKEGGGFFVAFSRDQPQKVYVQHKIKGQSARVWNILCSGAAIYVAGSSTKMPADVTAALEEVIRQKGGEAASGWLRKLERAGKFNIETWS, encoded by the exons ATGGGGCCCTCTccgtcgccgccgcagccgctTCCGGCGACCGGCCGCCTCCTCGTGCTCTACGCGTCGCAGACCGGCAACGCCATGGACGCCGCCGAACGTGTTGGGCGCGAGGCCGAGCGCGGTGGCTGCCCGGCCGTCGACGTCCTCTCCATGGACAGCTTCGACCCC AGTTGCCTGCCGGGCGAAAGGTCCGTGGTGTTCGTCGTGTCCACCACGGGGCAGGGCGATCCCCCGGATTCCATGAAG GGGTTTTGGAGGTACCTTCTTAAGAAGGACCTTGGTGCCAGGTGGCTGGAAGGGCTCCGTTTTGCCGTATTTGGGCTCGGGGATTCGGGCTACCAGAAGTACAAT TTACCTGCAAAGAAGATCGATAGAAGGCTTTTGCAACTTGGTGCAGAAATAATCATAGATGTAGGcttgggagatgatcaacaccctTCAGG ATATGAAGGAGCTCTAGATCCTTCGTTGCTGTCTTTGTGGGAATCACTGAATAAAGCAAATCCGTCACTTCTACCAAGAATAACTGATATCATTAATCCTAATTTGAATTATTTGGGGGAGGCAAAGATTGAAGTCATATATTACTCTTGCAATGATGCCCCTCCAGATTCCATTGTTTCAG ACTCCACGAAATTAATCAAGAGAGCACGCTTAATGTCCCCTGCTCTGAAGTTCCATAGTGATGGAGAGCCACAATACATGTTAAAGATG GTAACAAATCAGCGTTTGACTAAGGAGGATTATGAGAAAGATGTGCGCCACTTTGAATTGGAAGATCCATCTTCT GCGATCAGCTATCAAGTTGGCGATGCGTTAGAAATTCTACCGAGTCAGAATCCATCAGCTGTTAATGCTTTCATTGAACACTGTAACTTGGATCCAGATTGTTACATAATG ATTAGAGCAAAGGGAGGGGATGAAGTTCCCAACGGTTCACTTCTGAATGGGTCGATGGGTTGCATCAAGTTAAGCACCTTTGTTGCTTTGACAATGGATGTTGCATCAGCTTCCCCTCGTCGGTATTTCTTTGAG atcatgAGCCATTTTGCAACAGCTGAACATGAAAAGGAAAGGCTTCAGTATTTTGCTTCTCCTGAAGGTAGAGATGACCTCTACCAGTACAATCAAAAGGAGAGTCGGACTGTTCTAGAA GTATTGGAGGATTTTCCCTCGGTGCACATGCCTTTTGAATGGCTGGTGCAACTAACTCCTCCATTGAAGAAACGGGCCTTTTCCATATCATCATCGCCATTAGTACATCCAAATCAGATACACTTGACTGTTAGTATTGTATCATGGCTTACTCCTTTCAAGAGGAAAAGGCAGGGTCTCTGCTCCACATGGCTGGCAGGTCTCAGTCCAAATGAAG AAAATCTTATACCATGTTGGGTACACAAAGGATCCCTGCCTCCTCCAAAGCCATCGATTCCTCTTGTACTTATTGGACCAGGAACAGGATGTGCACCATTTCGAGCATTTGTGGAGGAAAGGGCTGCACAGAGTGCGAGAGAATCAACAGCTCCCATTCTGTTCTTTTTCGGCTGTGGAAATGAAGCCAACGATTTTCTATACAAGGACTTCTGGTTGAAGCATGCCCAGGACAAGGGAGTGCTGTCCCTGAAAGAAGGCGGTGGTTTCTTTGTTGCTTTTTCCAGGGATCAGCCTCAAAAGGTCTATGTACAACACAAGATAAAAGGGCAGAGTGCAAGAGTGTGGAACATATTATGCTCTGGGGCTGCAATATACGTTGCAGGGTCTTCTACCAAAATGCCTGCTGATGTTACAGCTGCACTAGAAGAAGTTATCCGCCAAAAGGGCGGTGAGGCTGCTTCAGGATGGCTCAGGAAACTGGAAAGGGCTGGTAAATTTAACATTGAAACTTGGTCGTGA